One Falsihalocynthiibacter arcticus DNA segment encodes these proteins:
- the map gene encoding type I methionyl aminopeptidase: MNEARGRLTKDGIRIYETADFAGMHAAGKLAAEILDAVAEHVVPGVTTGALDDLITEHVIQAGAKSATIGYKGYKHASCISVNHVVCHGIPGPKVVQDGDILNIDVTVIVDGWFGDTSRMYVAGKRSKKTERLIQVTHDALMVGIEAVKPGNTFGDIGHAIQKYVESNRMSVVRDFCGHGLGRVFHAPPNVLHYGKPGTAAVLEAGMIFTIEPMVNLGRPETKVLADDWTAVTRDKSLSAQFEHSIGVTETGAEIFTLSPRNLYHPTWG; the protein is encoded by the coding sequence TTGAACGAAGCGCGCGGTCGTCTGACAAAAGACGGAATTCGAATTTACGAAACGGCAGATTTTGCAGGAATGCATGCGGCAGGGAAACTTGCGGCCGAAATTTTGGATGCAGTTGCCGAACATGTTGTACCGGGAGTGACGACGGGTGCGCTTGATGACCTCATCACGGAACACGTAATTCAAGCGGGCGCGAAGTCGGCGACCATTGGCTACAAGGGCTATAAGCATGCCAGTTGTATCTCGGTTAACCACGTAGTTTGTCACGGAATTCCGGGGCCAAAAGTGGTTCAAGATGGCGATATTTTGAACATCGATGTCACGGTCATTGTTGATGGCTGGTTTGGCGACACGAGCCGGATGTATGTTGCGGGCAAACGCTCCAAAAAAACTGAACGCCTGATTCAAGTGACGCATGACGCGCTGATGGTGGGAATCGAAGCGGTCAAGCCGGGGAATACCTTTGGTGATATCGGCCACGCGATTCAAAAGTATGTTGAGAGCAACAGAATGTCCGTTGTCCGCGATTTTTGTGGCCACGGATTGGGGCGTGTTTTCCATGCGCCACCCAATGTTTTGCATTATGGCAAGCCAGGTACAGCGGCAGTCCTCGAGGCCGGTATGATCTTTACGATTGAGCCGATGGTGAATTTGGGGCGTCCAGAAACCAAAGTTCTCGCGGATGATTGGACGGCGGTTACGCGCGATAAATCGTTGTCTGCGCAGTTTGAGCATTCCATTGGCGTGACCGAAACAGGGGCCGAAATATTCACTCTTTCGCCCCGGAACCTTTACCATCCAACTTGGGGGTAG
- the sfsA gene encoding DNA/RNA nuclease SfsA: MRFDTPLIPAVLIRRYKRFLADVRLADGREVVAHCPNPGSMMGLAEAGMRIWLEPNNDPKKKLKYGWRLVEHSDGNFTGIDTGRANRIVAEALLAKKIVPLLGYGNIRSEVKYGTGSRVDFLLTGEAPDCYLEVKSATLMREAPLVEFPDSVTARGAKHLAELSQMVAVGHRAVLLFLVQRTGATNIDVARDLDRKYADAFDLARGAGVEFLAYGCEISPERIELSGQIPFDPRK; the protein is encoded by the coding sequence ATGCGCTTTGATACCCCACTTATACCCGCCGTTTTGATCCGTCGCTACAAACGATTTCTAGCGGATGTGCGCCTCGCCGATGGGCGCGAGGTGGTGGCGCATTGTCCGAATCCGGGTTCGATGATGGGCTTGGCGGAGGCGGGGATGCGGATTTGGTTGGAGCCGAACAACGACCCTAAAAAGAAGTTAAAATATGGGTGGCGATTAGTCGAGCATAGTGACGGAAACTTCACCGGTATTGACACGGGTCGGGCAAATCGGATCGTCGCGGAAGCGTTGCTGGCCAAGAAAATTGTGCCGCTATTGGGGTATGGAAATATCCGCTCGGAAGTAAAATATGGCACGGGATCGCGGGTCGATTTTCTGCTCACGGGCGAAGCGCCAGATTGCTACCTTGAGGTGAAGTCCGCAACATTAATGCGCGAGGCGCCCCTTGTGGAATTTCCCGATAGCGTGACAGCGCGTGGTGCAAAACACCTTGCCGAACTGTCGCAAATGGTGGCCGTAGGGCATCGGGCTGTGCTGCTGTTCTTGGTGCAGCGAACGGGCGCGACCAACATTGATGTCGCGCGGGACCTGGATCGCAAATACGCGGATGCCTTTGATCTTGCCCGTGGCGCGGGCGTCGAGTTTCTGGCGTATGGTTGCGAAATATCACCTGAAAGAATTGAATTGTCGGGACAGATCCCGTTCGATCCAAGAAAATAG
- a CDS encoding competence/damage-inducible protein A — protein MPNPTAAMLVIGDEILSGRTRDANMYHLAGALTDHGIDLKEVRVVSDDAPAIVAAVRALAAQYTHLFTSGGIGPTHDDITADCIAEAFNQTIDVRADARKLLSDHYEKTGRELNEARLRMARIPASATLIDNPVSIAPGFTVENCHVMAGVPSVFQAMVQSVLPLLSGGAPMLSRTLRIERGEGDIAAPLGELAKEFSDLSFGSYPFQNDGIYGSNVVIRGQDPIRLDTAFASLTALFPQ, from the coding sequence ATGCCCAACCCAACCGCTGCGATGCTCGTCATTGGCGATGAAATCCTGTCTGGCCGCACGCGAGATGCCAATATGTACCACTTGGCGGGAGCTTTGACGGATCACGGCATCGACCTTAAAGAAGTGCGCGTTGTGAGCGATGATGCCCCCGCGATTGTTGCCGCAGTCCGCGCCCTTGCCGCGCAATACACGCATTTGTTTACCTCTGGCGGCATCGGTCCGACCCACGACGATATCACCGCCGACTGCATTGCCGAAGCATTCAACCAAACCATCGACGTGCGTGCCGATGCCCGCAAGCTTCTCTCTGATCACTACGAAAAAACGGGCCGCGAATTAAACGAAGCGCGGTTGCGTATGGCCCGCATCCCCGCGTCCGCCACGCTGATTGACAATCCGGTTTCCATCGCCCCCGGATTTACCGTCGAAAATTGCCATGTCATGGCGGGTGTTCCCAGCGTTTTTCAAGCCATGGTACAAAGCGTTTTGCCACTGCTTTCTGGCGGCGCACCGATGTTAAGCCGCACCCTTCGGATCGAGCGCGGTGAAGGGGATATCGCCGCCCCGCTTGGGGAACTCGCCAAGGAATTCAGCGATCTCTCCTTTGGGTCCTACCCGTTCCAAAACGATGGTATTTACGGCTCAAACGTTGTTATTCGCGGCCAAGACCCAATCCGCTTGGACACCGCATTTGCATCCCTGACCGCACTGTTCCCACAATGA
- a CDS encoding GNAT family N-acetyltransferase: MTVDYYAVAEATWRSASSQTLGGFVVRNGAGGGKRVSAATLDAPLEHTEIAVAQAEMIAIQQSPLFMIRDGENDLDIALGAFGYTVIDPVTIYVSDVESLTESLPRLTCFSMFPPLAIMTEIWADAGIGPERIAVMERVTAPKTTLLGRANNHAAGVAFVGIHEKTAMLHALEVKQSLRRQGVALNIMRAAANWAQDHGAERLSIIVTQANKGGNALYTSLGMKPVGHYHYRILAPKRA; the protein is encoded by the coding sequence ATGACCGTCGATTACTATGCCGTAGCCGAGGCCACTTGGCGGTCCGCGTCCAGCCAAACCCTTGGCGGGTTTGTTGTGCGAAATGGTGCGGGAGGAGGCAAGAGAGTAAGCGCGGCAACGCTCGATGCCCCCCTAGAGCACACGGAAATTGCTGTCGCCCAAGCCGAGATGATTGCAATCCAACAATCGCCACTTTTTATGATCCGTGACGGTGAGAATGACCTAGATATTGCTCTCGGAGCCTTTGGATACACGGTGATTGACCCCGTCACCATTTATGTGTCGGATGTTGAAAGCCTTACGGAATCTTTGCCACGCCTCACTTGCTTCTCAATGTTCCCGCCCCTCGCGATCATGACCGAAATTTGGGCGGACGCGGGAATTGGCCCCGAACGCATCGCTGTCATGGAGCGCGTCACTGCCCCCAAAACGACTCTCCTTGGGCGCGCAAACAACCACGCGGCCGGCGTTGCTTTTGTCGGAATCCACGAAAAAACCGCGATGTTACATGCGCTTGAAGTAAAACAATCCCTGCGTCGGCAAGGTGTCGCTCTCAACATAATGCGTGCTGCGGCCAATTGGGCCCAAGATCATGGGGCAGAACGACTGAGCATTATTGTTACCCAGGCAAACAAAGGTGGCAACGCACTCTATACTTCCCTTGGCATGAAGCCTGTGGGACACTACCACTACAGAATTCTGGCCCCAAAACGAGCGTAG
- a CDS encoding peroxidase-related enzyme (This protein belongs to a clade of uncharacterized proteins related to peroxidases such as the alkylhydroperoxidase AhpD.) codes for MKNTEISPTALNLPVVDPLPEDTQKYFDLCAEKLGLIPNVLRAHAFDIAKLDAFAGLYNELMLAPSGLSKLEREMIAVVVSAENRCFYCLVAHGQAVRALSGDPILGEMLVMNYRMAQLAPNQRAMLDFSLKMTKSSATIEEADRQTLRDVGYVDRDIWDIANVAAFFNMTNRVASATQMQPNSEYHGQNR; via the coding sequence TTGAAAAACACGGAAATCAGCCCGACAGCCCTTAACCTTCCTGTAGTTGATCCACTTCCGGAAGACACTCAAAAATACTTTGACCTTTGTGCTGAAAAGCTTGGATTGATCCCAAATGTTTTGCGTGCCCATGCGTTTGATATTGCAAAACTCGACGCATTCGCCGGACTGTATAACGAGCTGATGCTCGCCCCAAGTGGCCTTTCTAAACTGGAACGCGAAATGATTGCGGTTGTTGTTTCCGCCGAGAACCGATGCTTTTATTGCCTCGTTGCCCACGGCCAAGCGGTCCGAGCGCTTTCAGGTGATCCCATTTTGGGCGAGATGCTGGTGATGAATTATCGGATGGCACAGCTTGCGCCAAATCAACGCGCAATGCTTGATTTTTCCCTAAAAATGACAAAATCAAGCGCAACAATTGAAGAAGCGGACCGTCAAACCCTAAGAGACGTGGGGTATGTTGATCGCGACATATGGGACATCGCCAACGTTGCGGCGTTCTTTAACATGACAAATCGCGTGGCCTCGGCGACGCAAATGCAACCTAACTCGGAATATCACGGCCAAAACAGATGA
- a CDS encoding OmpA family protein — protein sequence MNTKRKYLLAGAIVGAFSPAQAMDLHLPFGASLATETVEEFASYALPISGWKKGRFESIWAEGAFTQQAWRVSASDKTTLQLLDPLREQLIEAGYDVIFECDAASCGGFDFRFETEILPEPNMHIDLGDFRFLSAQRMGEDKPEYTSLVVSKSSTTGYIQVTNLGRVDTQPTPLTTSTKGVQIPDALDPGSLSYTLENKGSFVLDDLEFATGSSALSGEDFATVAALADYLNNNPERKTALVGHTDSEGSLSGNVALSKKRAASVVKLLTGKHGVSKTQVTAEGMGFLAPARAT from the coding sequence ATGAATACTAAGCGTAAATATCTACTAGCTGGAGCAATTGTCGGCGCGTTTTCGCCCGCACAGGCTATGGATTTACACCTGCCGTTCGGTGCGTCGCTTGCAACCGAAACTGTAGAAGAATTTGCGAGCTATGCTTTGCCGATTAGCGGTTGGAAAAAGGGCCGTTTCGAAAGCATATGGGCAGAAGGCGCCTTCACCCAACAAGCTTGGCGCGTGAGTGCTTCCGACAAAACTACCCTTCAACTTCTCGACCCCCTTCGCGAGCAATTAATCGAAGCTGGTTATGATGTGATATTTGAGTGCGACGCCGCATCCTGCGGGGGCTTTGATTTCCGTTTTGAAACAGAAATACTACCTGAGCCGAACATGCATATTGATCTTGGTGACTTTCGTTTTTTGTCAGCCCAGCGGATGGGCGAAGATAAACCCGAATACACCAGCCTCGTGGTGAGCAAGTCATCAACCACCGGTTATATTCAAGTTACAAATTTAGGGAGGGTCGACACACAACCCACCCCGCTTACAACCTCCACCAAAGGGGTCCAAATTCCGGACGCTCTAGATCCTGGAAGCCTCTCGTACACTCTAGAAAACAAGGGGTCATTCGTTCTAGACGATTTGGAATTTGCGACGGGGTCTTCGGCTTTATCGGGGGAAGATTTTGCCACCGTGGCCGCCCTCGCGGACTATTTGAATAACAACCCGGAACGCAAAACCGCCCTTGTTGGACATACAGATTCCGAAGGTTCCTTGAGTGGAAATGTAGCCTTGTCCAAAAAACGCGCGGCGTCCGTAGTTAAACTTCTGACCGGAAAACATGGCGTTTCGAAGACCCAAGTCACGGCGGAAGGAATGGGCTTTTTAGCCCCCGCGCGAGCAACCTGA
- a CDS encoding LysR family transcriptional regulator yields the protein MDRLTEMEAFATVVDQGGFTDAAKKMGISKSAVSKHVSSLEARLGARLLNRTTRRVSPTEIGLAYYDRARRVLNDAGEADALVTSMQSAPSGLLRISVATDFGVNHLSPVLGDFLSEFPDITVNMVLNNRFVELISEGFDMAIRIGELEDSTLRARKLTETTKRMVAAPSYFKEFGRPEKIDDLSDHKLLHYSSQSSGAVWKLTAPSGEKRQVRTSGWLSVNDGQSLLNAAVSGLGIAYLPSYLYADALRKGDVIEAMPDLPVEKQGIYAVYPPGRFTQPKVRAFIDFLVNSFAEKGPDIW from the coding sequence ATGGACCGACTCACAGAAATGGAAGCCTTTGCCACAGTTGTGGATCAGGGTGGATTTACCGACGCTGCTAAGAAAATGGGGATTTCTAAATCCGCAGTTTCCAAGCACGTCTCCTCCCTTGAGGCCCGTCTCGGAGCGCGACTTTTGAATCGAACGACCCGCCGCGTTAGTCCAACTGAAATTGGACTCGCCTATTATGACCGAGCGCGCCGTGTTTTGAATGATGCGGGGGAAGCAGACGCCCTTGTTACATCTATGCAATCAGCGCCTTCGGGCCTATTACGTATCTCCGTTGCTACAGATTTTGGTGTGAACCACCTGTCGCCAGTCCTCGGGGATTTCCTTTCAGAGTTTCCTGATATCACCGTGAATATGGTGCTCAATAATCGATTTGTTGAGTTGATTAGTGAAGGTTTTGACATGGCGATCCGCATAGGGGAGCTTGAAGACAGCACCTTGCGAGCGCGAAAACTCACTGAAACGACAAAGCGTATGGTTGCGGCTCCGTCCTATTTTAAAGAGTTTGGGCGGCCCGAAAAAATTGACGATTTAAGCGATCACAAACTGCTTCATTATTCCAGCCAATCAAGTGGTGCCGTTTGGAAATTGACGGCTCCGTCTGGGGAAAAGCGACAGGTTCGCACGTCGGGCTGGCTCTCGGTGAATGATGGTCAATCCCTTCTAAATGCGGCGGTTTCCGGCCTCGGAATCGCGTATTTGCCAAGCTACCTATATGCCGACGCATTGCGCAAAGGCGATGTCATTGAAGCAATGCCAGACCTTCCCGTGGAAAAGCAGGGCATATATGCCGTCTACCCGCCGGGTCGATTCACGCAACCAAAAGTGCGCGCTTTTATCGATTTCTTGGTGAATTCATTCGCCGAAAAAGGACCAGATATTTGGTAA
- a CDS encoding NADPH-dependent 2,4-dienoyl-CoA reductase has translation MTSYPTLLAPLDLGFTTLKNRVLMGSMHTGLEETKDWQRVARFYGDRAAGGVGLIVTGGMAPNSEGGVFPGAAGLFTAEDIENHRVVTERVHTEGGKIVMQILHAGRYAYSPDCVAPSAIKSPISPFPPKELDADGIEKQIADIEMAARRAKEAGYDGVEIMGSEGYFLNEFLVTHTNKREDEWGGSYENRMRLPVEVVRRVRAAVGTDFIVIFRLSMIDLVPNGSTFDEVVQLAQAVEAAGATLINTGIGWHEARIPTIATSVPRAAFSWITKKLMGHVSIPVITSNRINSPEIAEGILADGGADMVSMARPFLADADFVNKAAEGRSAEIAPCIACNQACLDHTFSGKLTSCLVNPRACHEAEIEIVPTDTPRSVAVVGAGPAGLSTAITAALRGHKVTLFDKAEEIGGQLNIAKKVPGKEEFFGLVDWYRTMVEKTGVELRLGQAVTAPELMPFDEVVVATGVLPRDPEIAGQNAPNVLSYIDVIKNGAPVGKKVVIIGAGGIGFDVAEFVAHDGVSPAEDLEVWKREWGVGDPEETRGGLAVEGAHPHPAAREVIMVQRKAEKLGKRLGKTTGWIHRATLQKKNVKMIGGVNYEAITAEGLQVSYGEGRERPETLECDTIVLCAGQVPERSLAEGLSALGKTAHVIGGADVAAELDAKRAINQGTRLACTF, from the coding sequence ATGACCAGCTACCCCACATTATTAGCGCCCCTTGATTTGGGCTTCACGACTTTGAAAAACCGCGTGCTCATGGGGTCCATGCACACGGGGCTTGAAGAGACCAAAGATTGGCAAAGAGTCGCACGGTTTTACGGCGACCGCGCTGCAGGTGGGGTTGGTTTGATCGTTACGGGCGGCATGGCACCCAATAGTGAAGGGGGTGTTTTCCCCGGAGCTGCTGGCCTTTTTACCGCAGAGGACATCGAAAACCATCGCGTCGTAACCGAACGTGTCCACACCGAAGGTGGCAAGATCGTCATGCAAATTTTGCACGCGGGCCGCTACGCATATTCCCCAGACTGCGTTGCACCAAGTGCCATTAAATCCCCAATTTCGCCTTTCCCACCGAAAGAATTGGACGCTGACGGAATCGAAAAACAGATTGCCGATATCGAAATGGCCGCGCGACGCGCAAAAGAAGCGGGTTATGACGGCGTTGAAATTATGGGATCGGAGGGATATTTCCTTAACGAATTCCTCGTAACGCATACCAATAAGCGGGAGGATGAATGGGGCGGTTCCTATGAAAACCGCATGCGCCTTCCTGTTGAAGTTGTACGGCGGGTTCGCGCGGCAGTTGGAACAGATTTTATCGTCATTTTCCGCCTATCGATGATTGACCTTGTGCCCAATGGGTCCACATTCGATGAAGTTGTACAGTTGGCCCAAGCGGTTGAGGCCGCAGGTGCGACCCTCATCAATACGGGCATTGGGTGGCACGAAGCACGCATCCCGACGATTGCAACATCGGTCCCTCGGGCCGCCTTTAGTTGGATTACTAAGAAGCTGATGGGGCATGTTTCCATTCCCGTAATCACCAGTAATCGCATTAACAGCCCAGAGATTGCAGAGGGGATTTTGGCTGATGGTGGGGCCGATATGGTCTCAATGGCGCGGCCCTTCCTTGCGGACGCCGATTTTGTGAACAAGGCCGCCGAGGGTAGATCTGCGGAAATCGCCCCGTGCATTGCATGTAATCAGGCTTGTTTGGATCACACGTTTTCTGGCAAACTCACAAGCTGTTTGGTGAATCCACGTGCGTGCCACGAAGCGGAAATCGAAATTGTGCCAACCGACACGCCCCGCAGTGTGGCGGTTGTGGGGGCGGGCCCAGCAGGGCTATCGACCGCGATTACCGCGGCTCTTCGGGGCCACAAGGTAACTCTCTTTGACAAGGCCGAGGAAATCGGTGGCCAACTCAATATCGCAAAGAAAGTGCCAGGCAAAGAAGAGTTTTTTGGATTGGTCGATTGGTATCGCACAATGGTTGAGAAAACCGGAGTGGAGCTTCGGCTAGGACAGGCGGTAACGGCGCCCGAGCTTATGCCGTTTGACGAAGTCGTGGTTGCGACGGGGGTTCTTCCGCGCGATCCGGAAATCGCAGGCCAAAATGCTCCAAACGTTCTCTCTTATATCGACGTCATCAAAAATGGCGCTCCTGTGGGAAAGAAAGTCGTCATTATTGGCGCAGGGGGGATTGGTTTTGATGTCGCTGAATTCGTTGCACATGACGGCGTGAGCCCTGCTGAGGACCTTGAAGTGTGGAAGCGTGAGTGGGGCGTTGGCGACCCTGAAGAAACCCGTGGTGGGCTTGCTGTTGAAGGCGCGCACCCACATCCGGCTGCGCGTGAGGTCATTATGGTGCAACGCAAAGCCGAGAAATTGGGGAAACGTTTGGGCAAGACCACGGGATGGATCCACCGTGCGACCCTGCAAAAGAAAAACGTCAAGATGATCGGCGGTGTGAATTACGAGGCCATTACCGCTGAAGGCTTGCAAGTCAGCTATGGCGAAGGGCGCGAACGGCCAGAGACCCTCGAATGCGATACAATTGTTTTGTGCGCAGGGCAGGTGCCAGAACGCAGTCTTGCGGAGGGATTATCGGCCTTGGGAAAAACGGCGCATGTGATCGGTGGCGCGGACGTTGCCGCAGAATTGGACGCCAAGCGGGCGATCAATCAAGGCACGAGGCTTGCCTGTACTTTCTAA
- a CDS encoding DUF6478 family protein — protein MAKHILPLLDRAFHFRILRRWTRWAQEAQVVDLKTLRALRRRGRQINSRVNELLYVAESRLALPKIGSTAIQKPMHSDWAWRPELWRGPLVPLGRSAVKTRETFGREVSVFHDCEISELTIRQLRNQHEADLAPFGLRMDVFRFDGSFLSLVIELPESAAQGFKLKHLLRLDAIVEMEKPLEIFARLNIKHGPNTEQVVRELPLISDNVMVEFDLSYTKMNEKRVERVWIDLIFEGPEMNQIILRDLTLSRRPRAEL, from the coding sequence ATGGCGAAACATATTTTACCGCTTTTGGATCGCGCGTTCCATTTTCGAATTTTACGCCGATGGACACGTTGGGCGCAAGAGGCGCAGGTTGTCGATCTAAAAACTTTGCGGGCATTGCGTCGTCGTGGTCGGCAAATTAATTCCCGTGTTAATGAACTGCTCTATGTGGCCGAAAGTCGTTTGGCGCTCCCCAAAATTGGATCGACGGCTATTCAAAAACCTATGCATTCAGATTGGGCTTGGCGACCAGAACTTTGGCGCGGCCCGTTGGTGCCCCTGGGGCGCTCCGCAGTTAAGACGCGGGAAACGTTTGGGCGCGAGGTTTCTGTCTTTCACGACTGTGAAATTAGCGAGTTGACCATCCGACAACTGCGCAACCAGCACGAAGCGGATTTAGCACCGTTTGGCCTTCGCATGGACGTATTTCGTTTTGACGGTAGCTTTCTGTCCCTCGTGATCGAATTGCCCGAAAGTGCTGCGCAGGGGTTCAAATTGAAGCACTTGTTGCGCCTTGATGCGATCGTCGAAATGGAAAAACCGCTCGAAATTTTTGCACGACTCAATATAAAACACGGCCCCAATACGGAACAAGTTGTGCGGGAGCTTCCTCTGATTTCGGATAATGTGATGGTCGAATTTGATCTCTCGTATACGAAAATGAATGAGAAGCGCGTTGAACGTGTGTGGATCGATTTGATTTTTGAAGGCCCCGAAATGAACCAGATCATTTTGCGTGATTTGACCCTTAGCCGCCGACCGCGAGCTGAACTTTAG
- a CDS encoding CPBP family intramembrane glutamic endopeptidase produces the protein MSYLPLQSFIAPARDTCQIWRTVAGIALTFAIYSMGLSTFAPLLREVTAIGSDVGTTLLEQSDVAPAATLVILYSFGLLTFGSAATVIILHKRSALSLLGDPTHMTRQFWRAVKAMLVLNVTLILLPPYGGSGSVEIVENLAPQTWALLFPLSLLGLLVQTSAEEIFFRGYLLQQLAARFSSPLVWMGAPTLVFALGHFDPANGVHAWSIVIWAGLFSLAATDLVARTGNLGAAIGLHFVNNAFAMLVVSYPGNMSGLSLFVFTEGPADFGPTSVEILLEYAMLGVSWLAIRLAVRR, from the coding sequence ATGTCATACCTCCCCCTTCAAAGCTTCATCGCACCGGCCCGTGACACTTGCCAGATTTGGCGAACGGTCGCGGGGATCGCATTGACCTTCGCGATTTATAGCATGGGCCTTTCAACCTTTGCCCCCCTTTTGAGGGAGGTCACCGCAATAGGGAGCGATGTGGGGACGACCTTACTAGAACAAAGTGACGTCGCGCCGGCGGCCACCCTCGTGATTTTGTATTCGTTTGGTTTGCTCACATTTGGTTCGGCGGCAACCGTCATAATCCTCCACAAGCGCTCGGCGCTCTCACTTCTCGGCGATCCAACACATATGACTCGACAGTTTTGGCGCGCCGTTAAGGCCATGCTGGTGTTAAATGTTACCCTCATTTTACTCCCACCCTACGGCGGGAGCGGGAGCGTCGAGATCGTCGAAAACCTAGCACCACAGACATGGGCCCTCCTGTTTCCGCTGTCGCTCCTTGGCTTGCTCGTCCAAACCAGCGCCGAAGAAATCTTCTTTCGGGGGTATCTTTTACAGCAACTCGCCGCTCGATTTTCTTCGCCCCTTGTCTGGATGGGAGCGCCAACCCTTGTTTTTGCCCTTGGACATTTCGACCCTGCAAACGGTGTGCATGCATGGTCTATCGTTATTTGGGCGGGCTTATTCTCGCTCGCAGCCACGGACCTTGTCGCGCGAACGGGAAACCTTGGGGCGGCGATTGGGTTGCATTTTGTGAACAACGCGTTTGCCATGCTGGTCGTTTCATATCCCGGAAATATGAGCGGCCTTTCGTTATTCGTATTCACGGAAGGGCCGGCCGATTTTGGCCCAACAAGCGTCGAAATACTGCTGGAATACGCAATGCTGGGAGTTTCTTGGCTTGCAATCCGTCTTGCGGTACGTCGTTGA